A portion of the Pseudomonas koreensis genome contains these proteins:
- a CDS encoding DUF3325 domain-containing protein — MLLALLLTYAGFTALCLSMPRHHAELLGAKPSTRRRQGLALAGWLLLALSLWAAVAVNGWSFGLVDWFAVLMLSALALVLLLPYRPRLALALAGLSLLASPVAAWAQC, encoded by the coding sequence ATGCTGCTGGCCCTGTTACTCACCTACGCCGGCTTCACCGCATTGTGTCTGTCGATGCCTCGCCATCATGCCGAATTGCTCGGCGCCAAACCGTCGACGCGCCGCCGTCAGGGTCTGGCGTTGGCGGGATGGTTGTTGCTGGCGCTTTCGCTGTGGGCGGCGGTCGCGGTCAATGGCTGGAGTTTCGGTCTGGTCGACTGGTTCGCGGTGCTGATGCTCAGTGCTTTGGCACTGGTGCTGTTGCTGCCGTATCGCCCGCGTCTGGCCTTGGCACTGGCGGGGTTGAGCCTGTTGGCCAGCCCGGTTGCGGCATGGGCGCAGTGCTGA